The following are encoded together in the Microterricola viridarii genome:
- the rpsM gene encoding 30S ribosomal protein S13, which translates to MARLAGVDIPREKRVEIALTYIYGVGRTSALKTLADTEIDGNIRVKDLSDDQLVALRDYIEGNFKVEGDLRREVAADIRRKVEIGSYEGIRHRRGLPVRGQRTKTNARTRKGPKRTVAGKKKAR; encoded by the coding sequence ATGGCACGTCTTGCAGGCGTAGACATCCCGCGCGAAAAGCGCGTGGAAATCGCACTGACCTACATTTACGGTGTTGGGCGCACGAGCGCGCTCAAGACCCTCGCTGACACCGAGATCGACGGAAACATCCGCGTCAAGGACCTCAGCGACGACCAGCTCGTTGCACTTCGCGACTACATCGAGGGCAACTTCAAGGTAGAAGGTGACCTTCGCCGCGAGGTCGCCGCCGACATCCGCCGCAAGGTTGAGATCGGATCCTACGAGGGCATCCGCCACCGTCGCGGCCTGCCCGTGCGCGGACAGCGCACCAAGACCAACGCTCGTACCCGCAAGGGCCCGAAGCGCACCGTCGCCGGCAAGAAGAAGGCTCGCTAG
- the rpsE gene encoding 30S ribosomal protein S5, translating to MSEITKEQEVAVEAPVETAASTAPAQNEREARRGGRERNPNRGDRGARDAEKSQFLERVVTINRVSKVVKGGRRFSFTALVVVGDGNGLVGVGYGKAREVPTAISKGVEEAKKNFFRVPRVGSTIPHPVQGEAAAGVVLLRPAAAGTGVIAGGPVRAVLECAGIHDVLSKSLGSSNTINIVHATVAALQQLEEPRAVAARRGLAYDEVAPARLLRAEAQAAEAAAAAKAGA from the coding sequence GTGAGCGAGATTACTAAGGAGCAAGAGGTGGCTGTAGAGGCACCGGTGGAGACCGCTGCATCGACGGCTCCCGCACAGAACGAGCGTGAAGCTCGTCGTGGCGGCCGTGAGCGCAACCCCAACCGCGGCGACCGCGGAGCCCGCGACGCCGAGAAGAGCCAGTTCCTGGAGCGCGTTGTCACCATCAACCGCGTGTCGAAGGTCGTCAAGGGTGGTCGTCGCTTCAGCTTCACCGCTCTCGTCGTCGTCGGCGACGGCAACGGACTCGTTGGCGTTGGCTACGGCAAGGCCCGCGAGGTCCCGACCGCCATCTCCAAGGGCGTCGAGGAAGCGAAGAAGAACTTCTTCCGCGTCCCCCGCGTTGGCAGCACCATCCCGCACCCCGTGCAGGGTGAGGCCGCAGCCGGCGTCGTTCTGCTTCGCCCGGCCGCTGCCGGTACCGGTGTTATCGCTGGTGGCCCGGTTCGCGCCGTGCTCGAGTGCGCTGGCATCCACGACGTTCTGAGCAAGTCGCTCGGTTCTTCGAACACGATCAACATCGTGCACGCAACCGTCGCAGCCCTGCAGCAGCTCGAGGAACCTCGCGCCGTTGCCGCTCGCCGTGGGCTCGCCTACGACGAGGTCGCTCCGGCCCGTCTGCTCCGTGCAGAGGCTCAGGCAGCCGAGGCCGCCGCAGCAGCGAAGGCAGGTGCGTAA
- the rpmJ gene encoding 50S ribosomal protein L36 — MKVNPSVKPICEHCKVIRRNGRVMVICKSNPRHKQRQG, encoded by the coding sequence ATGAAGGTCAACCCCAGCGTCAAGCCGATCTGCGAGCACTGCAAGGTGATTCGCCGCAACGGCCGCGTCATGGTCATCTGCAAGAGCAACCCGCGCCACAAGCAGCGCCAGGGCTAG
- the rplO gene encoding 50S ribosomal protein L15, with protein sequence MAEAKETAEKDAVKAPAKKAATKAPAKAAAAKAPAKAEVVEAREQVLKVHHLRPAPGAKKAKTRVGRGEGSKGKTAGRGTKGTKARYQVRIGFEGGQMPLHMRTPKLRGFKNPFRVEYQVVNLDRLAELYPTGGDVTISDLVAKGAVRNNEKVKVLGDGDIAVKLNVTVDKVSGSAEAKIVAAGGSIN encoded by the coding sequence ATGGCTGAAGCCAAGGAAACAGCAGAAAAGGACGCCGTCAAGGCTCCGGCCAAGAAGGCAGCAACCAAGGCTCCGGCCAAGGCTGCAGCCGCCAAGGCTCCGGCCAAGGCTGAGGTCGTCGAGGCTCGCGAGCAGGTTCTGAAGGTGCACCACCTTCGTCCCGCTCCCGGTGCCAAGAAGGCCAAGACCCGCGTCGGTCGTGGCGAGGGATCCAAGGGTAAGACCGCGGGTCGCGGCACCAAGGGCACCAAGGCCCGCTACCAGGTCCGTATCGGCTTCGAGGGTGGGCAGATGCCTCTGCACATGCGCACCCCCAAGCTGCGCGGCTTCAAGAACCCGTTCCGCGTTGAGTACCAGGTTGTTAACCTGGACCGGCTCGCCGAGCTCTACCCCACCGGTGGAGACGTCACCATCAGCGACCTGGTCGCCAAGGGTGCGGTGCGCAACAACGAAAAGGTCAAGGTTCTCGGCGATGGCGACATCGCGGTTAAGCTGAACGTTACGGTCGACAAGGTCTCCGGCTCCGCCGAGGCCAAGATTGTCGCCGCTGGCGGATCAATCAACTAA
- the ptsP gene encoding phosphoenolpyruvate--protein phosphotransferase yields MNVSGTGIGSGIAIGRVVRMPEPLPEPVDRPSTMSPDAERARATAALAAVAAELRRRGAQAGGTAAEVLEAQAMFAEDPMLEADLGERVAAGKTAERAVHEAYAAYRAQLLALGGYMAERATDVDDVSQRVVAELLGQPAPGVPDPGYPFILVARDLAPADTATLDLDQVLALVTIGGGPTSHTAILARDKAIVAMVAAEGASVLQDGDEIIVDAENDLLVTAPSREQLADAEARRVARAARLDAPLTPGALSDGTPVPLLANLGSADAATAALAAGAEGVGLFRTEFLFLEAATAPTVAEQQAEYTRLLQAFNGKKVVVRVLDAGADKPLAFLDAGDHEDNPALGLRGIRALRAHEQILRDQLSALAAADAETDADLWVMAPMVATVEEAEYFTSLAHEAGIRVAGVMVEVPSAALLADRILPTTDFASIGTNDLTQYTLAADRLLGSVAALQSPWNPAVLRLIAEVGQAGRALGKPVGICGEAAADPLLAVVLVGLGATTLSMSPAAIADVRASLLRFDAEQAAALAAVALAANSPAQSHDAARAFAAAIR; encoded by the coding sequence ATGAACGTCAGCGGAACCGGCATTGGCAGCGGAATCGCAATCGGCCGGGTGGTGCGCATGCCCGAGCCTCTCCCGGAGCCGGTCGACAGACCGAGCACGATGAGCCCCGACGCGGAGCGCGCGCGGGCGACCGCCGCACTGGCCGCGGTTGCCGCCGAGCTGCGCCGACGCGGCGCGCAGGCGGGTGGAACCGCCGCCGAGGTGCTCGAGGCGCAGGCGATGTTCGCCGAGGACCCGATGCTCGAGGCCGACCTCGGTGAGCGGGTCGCGGCGGGCAAGACGGCCGAGCGCGCGGTGCACGAGGCCTACGCGGCGTACCGTGCCCAACTGCTCGCGCTGGGCGGCTACATGGCCGAACGCGCCACGGATGTCGACGATGTCTCGCAGCGCGTCGTCGCCGAGCTGCTCGGCCAGCCGGCACCGGGGGTGCCGGACCCCGGCTACCCGTTCATCCTGGTCGCCCGCGACCTCGCGCCCGCCGACACGGCCACGCTCGACCTCGACCAGGTGCTCGCCCTCGTCACGATCGGGGGAGGGCCCACCTCGCACACCGCGATCCTCGCCAGAGACAAGGCGATCGTGGCCATGGTCGCCGCCGAGGGGGCCAGCGTGCTGCAGGACGGCGACGAGATCATCGTCGACGCCGAGAACGACCTGCTCGTGACGGCCCCAAGCCGGGAACAGCTTGCGGACGCCGAGGCACGTCGCGTGGCCAGGGCCGCCCGACTGGATGCGCCCCTCACCCCCGGCGCCCTCTCTGACGGCACGCCCGTGCCGCTGCTGGCCAACCTCGGTTCCGCCGACGCCGCGACAGCAGCCCTCGCCGCTGGTGCGGAGGGCGTCGGCCTGTTCCGCACCGAGTTCCTCTTCCTCGAGGCGGCGACCGCGCCGACCGTCGCGGAGCAGCAGGCCGAATACACGCGGCTGCTGCAGGCCTTCAACGGCAAGAAGGTCGTCGTGCGCGTGCTCGACGCCGGGGCGGACAAGCCCCTCGCCTTCCTCGACGCCGGTGACCACGAAGACAACCCGGCGCTCGGGCTCCGCGGCATCCGCGCTCTGAGGGCGCACGAGCAGATTCTGCGCGACCAGCTCAGCGCGCTGGCCGCGGCCGACGCCGAGACGGACGCAGACCTGTGGGTGATGGCCCCCATGGTCGCCACGGTGGAGGAGGCCGAGTACTTCACGTCGCTCGCCCACGAGGCCGGCATCCGCGTCGCCGGCGTGATGGTCGAGGTGCCTTCGGCCGCGCTGCTCGCCGACCGGATTCTGCCCACAACGGATTTCGCCTCGATCGGCACCAACGACCTCACCCAGTACACGCTCGCCGCCGACCGCCTGCTCGGCAGCGTCGCGGCGCTGCAGAGCCCCTGGAACCCGGCCGTGCTGCGCCTCATCGCAGAGGTGGGCCAGGCTGGCCGCGCGCTCGGCAAGCCGGTCGGAATCTGCGGTGAGGCCGCCGCCGACCCGCTGCTGGCCGTCGTGCTCGTCGGCCTGGGCGCCACGACGCTGTCGATGTCGCCGGCCGCCATCGCCGACGTGCGCGCCTCACTGCTGCGCTTCGACGCGGAGCAGGCCGCCGCCCTAGCCGCGGTTGCACTCGCGGCCAACAGCCCGGCGCAGTCGCATGACGCCGCCCGGGCGTTCGCCGCCGCAATTCGCTGA
- the rplF gene encoding 50S ribosomal protein L6: MSRIGRLPIDIPAGVTVTISGQNVAVKGPKGELSLVIASPIEAKVEENQVLVTRPDDERASRSLHGLTRTLIANNIIGVTAGYSKGLEIVGTGYRVAQKGNSLEFALGFSHPVTVDAPEGITFTVEGNTKLTVAGIDKQAVGEVAANIRKIKKPEPYKGKGIRYAGEVVRRKAGKAGK, encoded by the coding sequence ATGTCACGTATCGGTCGACTTCCCATTGACATTCCCGCAGGCGTCACTGTGACGATCTCGGGTCAGAATGTTGCCGTCAAGGGCCCGAAGGGCGAGCTTTCCCTCGTCATCGCCAGCCCGATCGAGGCCAAGGTCGAGGAGAACCAGGTTCTGGTCACTCGTCCCGACGACGAGCGCGCTTCGCGTTCGCTGCACGGCCTGACGCGCACGCTCATCGCAAACAACATCATCGGCGTTACCGCGGGCTACTCCAAGGGCCTCGAGATCGTCGGCACCGGTTACCGCGTAGCCCAGAAGGGCAACTCTCTCGAGTTCGCTCTCGGCTTCTCGCACCCCGTCACGGTTGATGCTCCTGAGGGCATCACCTTCACGGTCGAGGGCAACACCAAGCTCACCGTTGCAGGCATCGACAAGCAGGCCGTCGGTGAAGTTGCCGCCAACATCCGCAAGATCAAGAAGCCGGAGCCCTACAAGGGCAAGGGCATCCGCTACGCCGGCGAGGTTGTCCGTCGTAAGGCCGGAAAGGCTGGTAAGTAA
- the infA gene encoding translation initiation factor IF-1, whose translation MAKKDGVIEIEGSVVEALPNAMFRVELTNGHKVLAHISGKMRQHYIRILPEDRVIVELSPYDLTRGRIVYRYK comes from the coding sequence ATGGCCAAAAAAGACGGCGTCATCGAAATCGAGGGCTCGGTGGTAGAAGCTCTGCCCAACGCGATGTTCCGCGTGGAGCTCACCAACGGTCACAAGGTTCTTGCCCACATCTCGGGCAAGATGCGTCAGCACTACATCCGCATCCTCCCAGAGGACCGCGTGATTGTGGAGCTGAGCCCCTACGACCTGACCCGTGGTCGGATCGTTTACCGCTACAAGTAA
- the secY gene encoding preprotein translocase subunit SecY, whose protein sequence is MFSAIARIFRTPDLRRKIGFTLGMVALFRLGSFIPAPFVDFNSVQQCLAATSDTSGLYELVNLFSGGALLQLSIFALGIMPYITASIIVQLLRVVIPHFEALYKEGQSGQSTLTQYTRYLTIALAILQSTTLITVARSGALFGSSGGPACTQLLTNDAWYAIMLMVLTMTAGTGVIMWMGELITERGVGNGMSLLIFTSIASMFPASLGRIASSKGWDTLAIVIAIGLLVVAAVVFVEQSQRRIPVQYAKRMVGRRTYGGNNTYIPIKVNMAGVIPVIFASSLLYLPALIAQFNQPAPGQEPQPWVLWVTANLTGGGQPLYMALYFLLIVGFTYFYVAITFNPEEVADNMKKYGGFIPGIRAGRPTAEYLDYVLTRITLPGSLYLGIIALLPLVAFSAVGADQNFPFGGASILIIVGVGLETVKQIDSQLQQRHYEGLLR, encoded by the coding sequence GTGTTTAGCGCCATCGCGCGGATCTTCCGCACGCCCGATCTTCGCAGGAAGATTGGTTTCACCTTGGGCATGGTTGCCCTCTTCCGACTGGGCTCGTTCATCCCCGCCCCGTTCGTTGACTTCAACAGCGTGCAACAGTGTCTCGCGGCTACCTCGGACACCTCGGGCCTCTACGAGCTCGTCAACCTGTTCAGCGGTGGAGCTCTCCTCCAGCTCTCCATCTTCGCGCTGGGCATCATGCCGTACATCACGGCATCGATCATCGTGCAGCTGCTGCGCGTGGTCATCCCACACTTTGAGGCCCTCTACAAGGAGGGTCAGTCGGGTCAGTCAACGCTGACGCAGTACACCCGATACCTCACCATCGCGCTGGCGATCCTGCAGTCCACGACTCTGATCACCGTCGCCCGCAGCGGCGCGCTGTTCGGCAGCTCCGGCGGCCCCGCCTGCACCCAGTTGCTGACCAACGACGCCTGGTACGCCATCATGCTGATGGTCCTCACAATGACCGCCGGAACCGGTGTCATCATGTGGATGGGCGAGCTGATCACCGAGCGCGGCGTCGGCAACGGCATGTCGCTGCTGATCTTCACCTCGATCGCCTCCATGTTCCCCGCCTCGCTGGGTCGCATCGCCTCCTCCAAGGGCTGGGACACGCTCGCGATCGTCATCGCCATCGGCCTCCTGGTCGTCGCCGCCGTCGTCTTCGTCGAACAGTCGCAGCGGCGCATCCCCGTGCAGTACGCCAAACGCATGGTCGGCCGGCGCACCTACGGCGGCAACAACACCTACATCCCGATCAAGGTCAACATGGCCGGCGTGATCCCCGTGATCTTCGCCTCCTCGCTGCTCTACCTGCCCGCGCTGATCGCACAGTTCAACCAGCCGGCCCCCGGCCAGGAGCCGCAGCCCTGGGTGCTCTGGGTCACCGCAAACCTCACCGGTGGCGGACAGCCCCTCTACATGGCGCTGTACTTCCTGCTGATCGTCGGATTCACCTACTTCTACGTCGCCATCACCTTCAACCCTGAAGAGGTTGCAGACAACATGAAGAAGTACGGTGGCTTCATCCCCGGCATCCGTGCCGGCCGGCCCACCGCCGAGTACCTCGACTACGTGCTCACCCGCATCACGCTCCCCGGCTCGCTCTACCTGGGTATCATCGCCCTGCTGCCGCTGGTCGCGTTCTCCGCGGTCGGCGCCGACCAGAACTTCCCGTTCGGCGGCGCCTCCATCTTGATCATCGTTGGTGTTGGTCTCGAGACGGTCAAGCAGATCGACTCGCAGCTGCAGCAGCGTCACTACGAAGGGTTGCTGCGATGA
- a CDS encoding adenylate kinase produces the protein MSTNTAESNIARGARLLIVGPPGAGKGTQAKRIGATFGIPDVSTGDIFRFHITHETELGLRVKAIVAAGDYVPDSLTNEIVASRLDEADAANGFLLDGYPRTLEQVHYLDALLEKKGQPLEAVIRLVADQEELIARLTKRAHEQGRADDTEEAIRHRQEVYLRETAPLVELYRERGLLIDVDGLGGVDEVGDRISAALQAAGIGSADSATLAS, from the coding sequence ATGAGCACTAACACCGCAGAAAGCAACATCGCCCGGGGTGCACGCCTCCTGATCGTCGGCCCGCCCGGCGCAGGCAAGGGCACCCAGGCCAAGCGGATCGGTGCCACGTTCGGCATCCCCGACGTCTCCACCGGCGACATCTTCCGCTTCCACATCACGCACGAGACAGAGCTCGGCCTGCGCGTGAAGGCCATCGTCGCCGCCGGCGACTATGTGCCGGACTCGCTCACCAACGAGATCGTCGCCTCGCGCCTCGACGAGGCGGATGCCGCCAACGGCTTCCTCCTCGACGGCTACCCCCGCACCCTCGAGCAGGTGCACTACCTGGACGCGCTGCTGGAGAAGAAGGGGCAGCCCCTCGAGGCTGTCATCCGTCTGGTCGCCGACCAGGAGGAGCTCATCGCGCGGCTCACCAAGCGTGCGCACGAGCAGGGTCGCGCCGACGACACCGAAGAGGCCATCCGCCACCGCCAGGAGGTGTACCTCCGTGAGACCGCCCCGCTGGTCGAGCTCTACCGTGAGCGTGGCCTGCTGATCGACGTCGACGGTCTCGGCGGTGTCGACGAGGTCGGCGACCGCATCAGCGCCGCACTGCAGGCAGCGGGAATCGGCTCAGCCGACTCCGCGACCCTCGCTTCCTAG
- the rplR gene encoding 50S ribosomal protein L18, which translates to MGLGTRGKSKSAARTRRHTRLRKKIEGTAVRPRLVVNRSARHIFVQVVDDSKGHTVASASTMEADMRTFDGDKSAKARKIGELVAERAKAAGVEAVVFDRGGSKYAGRIAAVADGAREAGLKL; encoded by the coding sequence ATGGGTCTCGGAACCAGAGGAAAGAGCAAGTCGGCTGCGCGCACTCGTCGCCACACCCGACTTCGCAAGAAGATCGAGGGCACCGCGGTTCGTCCGCGCCTCGTCGTCAACCGTTCGGCTCGCCACATCTTCGTGCAGGTCGTGGACGACAGCAAGGGCCACACCGTGGCCTCGGCGTCGACCATGGAAGCAGACATGCGCACCTTCGATGGCGACAAGTCGGCCAAGGCCCGCAAGATCGGCGAGCTCGTCGCCGAGCGCGCGAAGGCTGCCGGCGTTGAAGCAGTCGTTTTCGACCGTGGTGGTAGCAAGTACGCAGGTCGTATCGCTGCTGTTGCCGATGGAGCGCGAGAGGCAGGGCTCAAGCTGTGA
- the map gene encoding type I methionyl aminopeptidase, with the protein MVAPGLVTAAGLAAVRSNIRPGITPLELDAIAEAAIIAAGGVSNFKMVPGYSHTLCISVNADVVHGIPSSRPLEPGDIVSVDGGADVNGWSGDSAFTVVIPDPSRPELVAARQHLSDVTEGSLWAGIARLARARHLNEVGDAVQGHVEANPAPGRDEPYGILTDYIGHGIGRSMHEEPPVFNYRVRQKGPEVKAGLVVAIEPMVVAGDIDTFTQDDDWTVTTEDGSDSSHWEHSIAVHSGGIWVLTAVDGGAAQLAPFGITPVPIP; encoded by the coding sequence ATGGTGGCGCCCGGCCTGGTCACGGCCGCCGGCCTGGCCGCGGTCCGCAGCAACATCCGCCCGGGAATCACGCCGCTTGAGCTCGACGCCATCGCAGAAGCCGCGATCATCGCGGCCGGCGGGGTATCGAACTTCAAGATGGTGCCCGGCTACAGCCACACGCTCTGCATCTCGGTGAACGCCGACGTCGTGCACGGCATCCCCAGCAGCAGGCCGCTCGAGCCGGGCGACATCGTCTCGGTCGACGGCGGCGCCGATGTCAACGGCTGGAGCGGCGACTCTGCCTTCACCGTGGTCATCCCCGACCCGAGCCGGCCCGAACTGGTCGCTGCCCGTCAGCACCTCTCCGACGTCACCGAGGGTTCGCTCTGGGCAGGCATCGCACGCCTGGCGCGCGCCCGTCACCTCAACGAGGTCGGCGACGCCGTGCAGGGCCATGTAGAGGCGAACCCGGCCCCCGGTCGCGACGAGCCCTACGGCATCCTGACCGACTACATCGGCCACGGCATCGGCCGCAGCATGCACGAGGAGCCCCCGGTGTTCAACTACCGGGTGCGCCAGAAGGGCCCAGAGGTCAAGGCCGGCCTCGTCGTCGCCATCGAGCCGATGGTCGTCGCCGGAGACATCGACACCTTCACCCAGGACGACGACTGGACCGTCACCACCGAGGACGGCAGCGACTCCTCGCACTGGGAGCACAGCATCGCCGTGCACAGCGGCGGCATCTGGGTCTTGACCGCCGTTGACGGCGGCGCGGCCCAGCTCGCGCCGTTCGGCATCACCCCGGTACCCATCCCATAG
- the rpmD gene encoding 50S ribosomal protein L30, whose amino-acid sequence MAKQLKVTQIKSKVSEKQYQRDTLRSLGLKRIGDVVVREDTPQNRGYVNTVAHLVKVEEID is encoded by the coding sequence ATGGCTAAGCAGCTCAAGGTTACGCAGATCAAGTCCAAAGTTAGTGAGAAGCAGTACCAGCGCGACACGCTTCGCAGCCTGGGTCTCAAGCGCATCGGTGACGTTGTCGTTCGTGAAGACACCCCGCAGAACCGCGGGTACGTCAACACTGTCGCTCACCTTGTCAAGGTCGAGGAGATTGACTAA